In the Juglans microcarpa x Juglans regia isolate MS1-56 chromosome 6D, Jm3101_v1.0, whole genome shotgun sequence genome, one interval contains:
- the LOC121234190 gene encoding uncharacterized protein LOC121234190 isoform X3 has translation MPLAVVEKQMVEDLPAGWTKEIKIRQNAYGIRRDPFYKDPENGYLFRSKKDALRYLETGEISRYTFKPKESCINNEELINSEISPSSTVKRQKLNHPATKRRLFADQGSSNKSSLELAESKSSKRGRENKVSAEQRDAFGPTVEIVQDKHSMRAVKESAETKENRDPGRPALPKSDRSKRKSQPENLAANNEHVSTPAVDILQEKNDLENVKERGSGRKNEITLSKSKYKKEFNLPCRSSKRLAGLEPGQVVNSVTSQKDFQVSTSKFGESGSGQISALAPYGLSNGAFRQLDYGKEMVNAHLGSTDMSNALHGDPSSQKLRDGQEILNAQHGFTDMSDALHGEPQGESKKPLENEAASKGQLEMLDTEKMDCEKEAQEYCCPFGNSWFDPCLEFAIKTLTGALPLEDAINNRVVLTPADDILEKEKLLEGVLRKSNNRKTQVDLRKSKNNKELNLPRRSSKRLAGFEPELLANSLSSEHALKNASRQSCESEATLPVILVDRSSQQLEDGLNMELAHHDSNNIKTQVLGESSNKSKMSFELQIVPKEQPQVPKSEILPEPQLSFPLMDSWSDPCLEFAIKTLTGAIPVEDNLAVQGTFQEQLDISHTRRNGGLALPDFGLPRFFQNDISSHLASTEQSVAGNKPSMSSFLAPGNVSLPSCEGIGSQKPCSQGDHSMKG, from the exons CTTTGCGCTATTTGGAAACTGGAGAGATTAGTAGATATACATTTAAACCAAAGGAAAGTTGCATCAACAATGAAGAATTGATTAACagtgaaatctca CCATCATCTACGGTAAAAAGGCAGAAATTAAATCACCCAGCAACCAAGCGGAGGCTTTTTGCAG ATCAGGGAAGTTCTAATAAGAGCAGTTTAGAATTGGCAGAAAGCAAGAGCTCAAAGAGAGGGCGAGAAAATAAAGTATCTGCTGAACAGAGAGATGCTTTTGGTCCCACGGTTGAGATTGTCCAAGACAAGCATTCAATGAGGGCAGTCAAGGAGTCTGCTGAAACCAAGGAAAATAGAGATCCGGGCAGGCCAGCATTGCCAAAATCTGACAGATCCAAGAGAAAAAGCCAGCCAGAAAACCTCGCTGCTAATAATGAGCATGTTTCAACTCCTGCAGTTGATATTCTGCAAGAGAAGAATGACCTGGAGAATGTGAAGGAAAGGGGCAGCGGTAGGAAAAATGAGATTACTCTGAGCAAGTCTAAGTATAAGAAAGAGTTTAACTTGCCTTGCCGGTCTTCGAAACGACTTGCTGGGCTTGAACCTGGGCAGGTTGTGAACTCAGTTACCAGTCAAAAAgattttcaagtttcaactaGTAAGTTCGGTGAAAGTGGATCCGGTCAAATTTCAGCTTTGGCTCCGTATGGTTTGTCAAATGGTGCATTTCGGCAACTTGATTATGGGAAGGAAATGGTTAATGCTCATCTTGGTTCTACAGACATGAGTAATGCATTACATGGAGATCCATCATCTCAGAAACTCAGGGATGGGCAAGAAATTTTGAATGCACAGCATGGCTTTACAGACATGAGTGATGCTTTACATGGAGAGCCACAAGGCGAGAGTAAAAAGCCTCTTGAAAACGAAGCTGCTTCTAAAGGGCAACTGGAGATGCTGGATACTGAAAAAATGGACTGTGAGAAAGAAGCACAAGAGTACTGCTGTCCATTTGGGAATTCTTGGTTCGACCCATGCCTAGAATTTGCAATCAAGACTCTTACAGGTGCCTTACCCCTGGAGGACGCTATTAATAACAGGGTTGTTTTGACTCCTGCTGATGATATCctggaaaaagagaaattgctCGAGGGTGTGTTAAGAAAGAGCAACAACAGAAAAACTCAGGTTGACTTGAGGAAGTCCAAAAACAATAAAGAGCTTAACTTGCCTCGACGGTCTTCGAAACGGCTTGCTGGGTTTGAACCTGAGTTGTTGGCCAACTCCCTTTCCAGTGAACACGCTCTTAAAAATGCAAGTAGACAGTCTTGTGAAAGTGAAGCCACTCTACCAGTGATTTTGGTAGATAGATCATCTCAGCAGCTGGAGGATGGGCTAAACATGGAGCTTGCACATCATGATTCTAACAACATAAAAACCCAAGTACTTGGAGAGTCATCAAACAAGAGCAAAATGTCTTTTGAACTCCAAATTGTTCCCAAAGAGCAACCGCAAGTACCTAAATCTGAAATCTTGCCAGAACCGCAACTCTCTTTTCCTCTCATGGATTCTTGGTCGGACCCATGCCTAGAATTCGCAATCAAGACTCTTACAGGTGCAATACCGGTGGAAGATAATTTGGCAGTTCAAGGAACCTTCCAGGAACAACTTGACATCTCTCACACGAGGAGGAATGGTGGTTTGGCATTACCAGATTTTGGCTTGCCCAGATTTTTCCAAAATGATATTTCATCCCATCTTGCTTCAACCGAACAATCTGTGGCAGGAAATAAGCCATCCATGAGCTCATTCCTGGCCCCAGGAAATGTGAGCTTGCCCAGTTGCGAAGGAATTGGTTCTCAAAAACCTTGCTCCCAGGGTGATCATTCAATGAAAGGTTAA
- the LOC121234191 gene encoding elicitor-responsive protein 3, which yields MPQGTLEVLLVCAKGLENTDFLNNMDPYVILICRSQEQKSSVASGKGTEPEWNENFVFTISDSISELTLKIMDSDAGSGDDFVGEANIPLEPLFMEGSLPPAAYNVVKDEEFRGEIRVGLTFTPEVHGERDFRGEEESYGGWKESAI from the exons ATGCCTCAAGGAACCCTCGAAGTCCTTCTTGTTTGTGCCAAGGGACTGGAAAACACCGATTTTCTCA ATAACATGGATCCGTATGTCATCCTCATTTGCCGCAGTCAAGAGCAAAAAAGCAGTGTTGCATCAG GAAAAGGGACTGAACCGGAGTGGAACGAGAATTTTGTCTTCACAATTTCAGACAGTATTTCAGAACTCACACTGAAAATAATGGACAGCGATGCTGGTAGTGGCGACGATTTTGTGGGAGAAGCTAA CATTCCACTAGAGCCATTGTTTATGGAAGGAAGCCTCCCTCCAGCTGCATACAATGTAGTTAAGGACGAAGAATTTCGTGGAGAGATTAGAGTTGGCCTCACTTTCACTCCTGAG GTGCACGGCGAGCGAGATTTTCGCGGGGAAGAGGAAAGCTATGGTGGATGGAAAGAGTCTGCCATATAG
- the LOC121235044 gene encoding thaumatin-like protein 1: MMRSLANLLLSIPVLLLFSLFFISSLHAATFEIRNKCPYTVWAAASPGGGRRLDRGQTWTLNVAAGTAMARIWGRTNCNFDASGRGHCQTGDCGGVLECKGWGVPPNTLAEYALNQFGNMDFIDISLVDGFNIPMDFSPTTGRCRGITCTADINGQCPGELRTPGGCNNPCTVFKTNEYCCTNGQGSCGPTNFSKFFKSRCPDAYSYPQDDPTSTFTCPGGTNYKVVFCPVRSPRFPLEMIGGMSEE; this comes from the coding sequence ATGATGAGGTCCTTGGCCAACCTCTTGCTGTCCATCCCTGTACTCCTTCTCTTCAgcctcttcttcatctcctctctccatgcagccaccttcgaGATCCGCAATAAATGTCCTTACACTGTTTGGGCAGCAGCCAGCCCTGGCGGTGGCCGCCGCCTAGACCGGGGACAAACCTGGACCCTCAACGTGGCTGCTGGCACTGCCATGGCTCGTATATGGGGTAGAACCAATTGCAACTTTGATGCTAGTGGTCGTGGCCATTGCCAAACTGGGGACTGTGGTGGGGTCCTAGAATGCAAAGGCTGGGGTGTCCCTCCTAACACCCTAGCTGAATACGCCCTAAACCAGTTTGGTAACATGGATTTCATTGACATCTCTCTGGTGGATGGGTTCAATATCCCCATGGACTTTAGCCCAACCACGGGCAGGTGTCGTGGAATTACGTGCACTGCTGACATTAACGGGCAGTGCCCCGGAGAATTGAGGACACCAGGTGGGTGCAATAATCCCTGCACGGTTTTCAAGACCAACGAATATTGTTGCACAAATGGGCAGGGCAGCTGTGGACCCACAAATTTCTCGAAGTTCTTCAAGTCTAGGTGCCCGGATGCTTATAGTTACCCTCAGGATGACCCTACAAGCACGTTTACATGCCCTGGTGGGACTAATTATAAGGTTGTTTTTTGCCCAGTAAGGTCCCCACGTTTCCCTCTGGAGATGATTGGAGGTATGAGTGAAGAATAA
- the LOC121234524 gene encoding bifunctional UDP-glucose 4-epimerase and UDP-xylose 4-epimerase 1-like — MDFISNQRFFCFAVFWFEMVSSERKILVTGGAGFIGSHTVVQLLKEEFRVSILDNLDNSVTVAVDRIRDLVGPELSQKLRFHLGDLRNKDDLEKLFSQTRFDAVIHFAGLKAVGESVAHPRRYFDNNLVGTINLYEVMAKYNCKKMVFSSSATVYGQPEKIPCVEDFKLQAMNPYGRTKLFSEEIARDIQLAEPDWRIILLRYFNPVGAHESGRIGEDPKGIPNNLMPYIQQVAVGRLPELNVYGHDYPTKDGSAIRDYIHVMDLADGHIAALRKLFTTENIGCTAYNLGTGCGTSVLEMVAAFEKASGKKIPIKLCPRRPGDATAVYASTEKAEKELGWKAKYGIQEMCRDQWKWASTNPWGYQSKP, encoded by the exons ATGGACTTCATATCCAATCAAAG ATTTTTCTGTTTTGCTGTGTTTTGGTTTGAGATGGTATCGTCGGAGCGGAAGATTCTTGTGACCGGCGGGGCCGGGTTCATTGGCTCTCACACCGTTGTCCAGCTGCTCAAGGAGGAGTTTAGGGTTTCCATCCTTGACAATCTTGACAATTCTGTTACGGTGGCCGTTGATAGGATCCGGGACTTGGTGGGGCCCGAACTTTCTCAGAAACTCCGATTCCATCTG GGTGATCTTCGGAACAAGGACGACTTGGAGAAGCTCTTTTCTCAAACACG ATTTGATGCTGTGATCCATTTTGCTGGCCTAAAAGCTGTTGGGGAGAGTGTTGCGCATCCCCGCCGCTATTTCGATAACAATCTAGTTGGTACTATCAATCTTTACGAGGTTATGGCAAAATACAATTGCAAAAAG ATGGTTTTCTCATCATCTGCAACTGTTTATGGTCAACCTGAAAAAATACCTTGTGTTGAGGATTTCAAGTTGCAAGCTATGAATCCCTATGGAAGGACCAAG CTTTTCTCTGAGGAAATTGCTCGAGATATTCAGTTGGCAGAGCCAGATTGGAGAATTATACTACTTAGGTACTTCAATCCTGTTGGGGCTCATGAGAGTGGTAGAATTGGTGAAGATCCAAAGGGTATCCCAAACAATCTCATGCCGTACATACAGCAAGTAGCTGTTGGGAGATTGCCTGAGCTTAACGTATATGGTCATGATTATCCAACAAAGGACGGTAGTGCG ATCCGAGATTACATCCATGTCATGGACTTGGCAGATGGTCACATTGCTGCTCTTCGGAAGCTTTTCACAACAGAGaatatag GTTGCACGGCCTACAACTTGGGGACGGGCTGTGGCACATCTGTGCTTGAAATGGTCGCTGCATTTGAGAAAGCTTCTGGCAAG AAAATCCCCATTAAGCTATGCCCAAGGAGGCCAGGAGATGCTACTGCTGTTTATGCTTCTACAGAGAAAGCAGAGAAAGAACTTGGATGGAA GGCGAAATATGGTATTCAGGAGATGTGCAGGGACCAATGGAAATGGGCAAGCACCAATCCATGGGGATACCAGTCCAAGCCATGA
- the LOC121234523 gene encoding DEAD-box ATP-dependent RNA helicase 47, mitochondrial has protein sequence MPTLTSTRLLLLVGESSPFKKLSHVSRTAWVHRSIRFFSRVERDSGLLTLANLGHKSEFEATDKNKANKYKQLSSPIEGPKRKLNAAGSNEIKAVERKKLLEIESAPFAAKSFSELGLPPLLIERLEGEGFTVPTDVQSAAIPTILKSHDVVIQSYTGSGKTLAYLLPILSEVGPLMKKFSDDDDGKSAKKMEIEAVIVAPSRELGMQIVREVEKILGPADKRVVQQLVGGANRSRQEEALKKNKPAIVVGTPGRIAEISASGKLHTHGCRFLVLDEVDELLSFNFREDMHRILEHVGRRSGADPRGAKSTLPQRSERQTIMVSATVPFSVIRAARSWGHDPLLVQAKKVTTLESLPPSGPIKLSGPMSTSGSNSNAQPQPAVESLPPSLKHYHCVTKLQHKVDTLRRCVHALDAKSIIAFMNHTKQLKDAVFKLEARGMKAAELHGDLGKLARSTTLKKFKNGELRVLVTNELSARGLDVAECDLVVNLDLPTDSIHYAHRAGRTGRLGRKGTVVTICEEREVFVVKKLQKQLGIPITACEFTEGKLVITEVKTLAVS, from the coding sequence ATGCCAACATTAACCTCAACACGGTTGCTTCTTCTTGTTGGTGAGTCGTCACCTTTCAAGAAGCTATCACATGTGTCTAGGACAGCTTGGGTGCACAGAAGCATACGTTTTTTTAGTAGGGTTGAGCGGGACTCTGGGCTCCTCACTCTTGCAAACCTTGGGCACAAGAGTGAATTTGAAGCAACAGACaagaacaaagcaaataaataTAAGCAGTTGAGTTCTCCTATTGAAGGTCCTAAGAGGAAACTCAATGCAGCTGGAAGTAATGAAATCAAGGcagttgagagaaaaaaattgcttGAAATAGAGTCAGCTCCATTTGCGGCAAAATCTTTTTCTGAGCTTGGCCTCCCGCCTTTATTAATAGAGAGGTTAGAGGGTGAAGGCTTTACGGTTCCAACTGATGTACAGTCTGCAGCGATTCCTACCATACTAAAGAGTCACGATGTTGTGATTCAGTCTTACACTGGTTCAGGAAAAACATTGGCTTATCTTCTTCCTATACTCTCTGAAGTAGGCCCTCTTATGAAGAAattttctgatgatgatgatgggaaATCTGCAAAGAAAATGGAGATAGAAGCAGTAATTGTGGCTCCCTCCAGGGAGCTGGGCATGCAAATAGTAAGGGAGGTTGAGAAGATTTTGGGACCTGCAGACAAAAGGGTGGTTCAGCAGCTTGTAGGGGGTGCAAACCGATCAAGGCAGGAAGAAGCTCTCAAGAAAAACAAGCCAGCCATTGTCGTCGGTACACCTGGTCGGATTGCTGAGATTAGTGCATCTGGAAAGCTTCACACTCATGGATGTCGTTTCTTGGTCTTAGATGAAGTGGATGAGCTACTTTCATTTAATTTCCGAGAGGACATGCACCGAATACTAGAACATGTAGGTAGGAGATCAGGTGCAGACCCTCGTGGAGCAAAAAGCACACTTCCCCAACGGTCTGAACGCCAGACCATCATGGTGTCTGCAACAGTGCCATTTTCAGTAATAAGGGCAGCCAGGAGCTGGGGTCATGATCCACTCCTTGTCCAAGCCAAAAAAGTCACCACACTTGAATCCCTCCCTCCGTCGGGACCCATTAAATTGTCGGGGCCCATGTCCACTTCAGGTTCAAACTCAAATGCGCAGCCTCAGCCAGCGGTAGAGAGCCTGCCCCCCTCTTTAAAACACTACCATTGTGTCACAAAGTTACAACACAAGGTTGATACATTGCGAAGATGTGTACACGCACTTGATGCCAAGTCCATTATAGCTTTCATGAACCACACAAAGCAGCTGAAGGATGCTGTCTTCAAGCTAGAGGCTCGTGGGATGAAAGCTGCAGAACTTCATGGTGATCTTGGGAAGCTTGCTAGATCgacaactttaaaaaaattcaagaatggGGAGTTGAGAGTTCTTGTGACAAATGAGCTATCGGCCAGGGGTTTGGATGTGGCAGAATGTGATCTTGTGGTTAATCTGGACTTGCCCACAGACTCAATTCATTATGCACATCGAGCTGGCCGGACGGGTCGGCTTGGTAGGAAAGGTACTGTGGTAACCATATGTGAAGAGCGAGAAGTTTTTGTCGTGAAGAAGCTGCAGAAGCAGCTTGGCATTCCCATTACAGCTTGTGAGTTCACAGAGGGCAAGCTTGTTATAACTGAAGTGAAAACTCTAGCTGTAAGTTGA